A window of Vigna unguiculata cultivar IT97K-499-35 chromosome 4, ASM411807v1, whole genome shotgun sequence contains these coding sequences:
- the LOC114180709 gene encoding proline-rich receptor-like protein kinase PERK10, with translation MGRPASPAEKVWARPRISARQPMPARWASPRAKTGQPAALPPFPTARTPHPTTKPQHDSSSHLCATHTEAERRFSTTTRSRRRLSPPPRQTPITFSPCLSTFETLTPPTLPLTSTLLPILKPSSLLHHHPLSPPIVSTPTDSDHLLSPPQYFPNPNSPDASSYLDSTLLPSYTEAVVAFPPPPTLAADCIHPGRLRSPSLPAAVLSKP, from the exons ATGGGCCGGCCCGCCAGCCCGGCTGAAAAGGTATGGGCCAGGCCACGAATTTCAGCCCGCCAGCCCATGCCAGCCCGGTGGGCCAGCccgcgggccaaaacgggccagcccgcggCCC TGCCACCCTTTCCTACTGCGCGCACCCCCCACCCCACCACCAAACCACAACACGACTCTTCTTCTCACCTCTGCGCCACACACACAGAGGCAGAGCGTCGCTTCTCCACCACCACCCGCTCTCGCCGCCGATTGTCTCCACCACCCCGGCAGACTCCGATCACCTTCTCTCCCTGCCTCAGTACTTTCGAAACCCTAACTCCCCCGACGCTTCCTCTTACCTCGACCCTCCTTCCTATACTGAAGCCGTCGTCGCTTCTCCACCACCACCCGCTCTCGCCGCCGATTGTCTCCACCCCGACAGACTCCGATCACCTTCTCTCCCCGCCGCAGTACTTTCCAAACCCTAACTCCCCCGACGCTTCCTCTTACCTCGACTCGACCCTCCTTCCTTCTTATACTGAAGCCGTCGTCGCTTTTCCACCACCACCCACTCTCGCCGCCGATTGTATCCACCCCGGCAGACTCCGATCCCCTTCTCTCCCCGCCGCAGTACTTTCCAAACCCTAA